A single window of Streptomyces sp. NBC_00464 DNA harbors:
- a CDS encoding DUF4184 family protein translates to MPFTLSHAAAVLPGIRHNGTGRGPLLASALVAGSFAPDITYYADTAIPGAMEFGQVTHAWWGVFTVDVLITAATVALWLLLREPLVALLPTPWQGRVHTWVRGARRPPEQGPRGLRDGTWFVVSAAIGAGTHVVWDAFTHHDRWGVRLVPVLGRNMAGYPVFQLVQYGSSALALTVLAWFTVSGLRRTPTPPVPASVPVLDRRARWWTAAAIALCVLLGIVHRCARWYAYFGHIDTPLDIIPTACFGAGAGLAVGLVLYGAWTRLRSRGTGTPALPVTGPARDTSRTGD, encoded by the coding sequence ATGCCGTTCACGCTCAGCCACGCCGCAGCCGTCCTCCCCGGCATCCGCCACAACGGGACAGGGCGCGGACCGCTCCTCGCCTCGGCTCTCGTCGCCGGCTCGTTCGCCCCCGACATCACGTACTACGCGGACACCGCGATCCCCGGCGCCATGGAATTCGGGCAGGTCACCCACGCATGGTGGGGGGTGTTCACGGTGGACGTCCTGATCACCGCGGCGACCGTGGCACTGTGGCTGCTGCTGCGCGAACCCCTCGTGGCACTGCTGCCCACCCCCTGGCAGGGCCGCGTGCACACATGGGTCCGCGGCGCCCGGCGCCCACCGGAACAAGGACCCCGGGGCCTGCGGGACGGTACGTGGTTCGTGGTGTCGGCCGCCATCGGGGCCGGCACGCATGTCGTCTGGGACGCCTTCACCCACCACGACCGGTGGGGGGTGCGGCTGGTGCCCGTGCTCGGGCGGAACATGGCCGGATACCCGGTGTTCCAGCTGGTGCAGTACGGCAGTTCGGCCCTGGCGCTCACCGTGCTCGCCTGGTTCACCGTGTCAGGACTGCGCCGCACCCCGACCCCGCCCGTACCGGCGTCCGTACCCGTCCTGGACCGGCGCGCACGGTGGTGGACCGCCGCAGCCATCGCACTGTGCGTCCTGCTCGGAATCGTGCACCGCTGCGCGCGCTGGTACGCGTACTTCGGACACATCGACACACCGCTCGACATCATTCCGACCGCCTGCTTCGGCGCGGGCGCCGGGCTGGCGGTCGGACTCGTGCTGTACGGGGCGTGGACACGGCTCCGGAGCCGCGGCACCGGCACACCGGCGCTCCCCGTCACCGGCCCGGCCCGGGACACGAGCCGGACCGGCGACTGA